A portion of the Micromonospora vinacea genome contains these proteins:
- a CDS encoding DUF998 domain-containing protein has product MNLNRTGRVGALCWLAAAPIFLVASLITGLRWRDPTYSWATHNISDLGNAHCGVWDTTRPRYVCSPWHPLMNTAILATAVLLVVGLLLTWRILGHGPVVRSAQTLLLLAAGGYALAAVYPADVDENLHVLGAFLIMGVGNTGLLLAGFAPHGTTLGRWRRLTLTAGLIALAGTVLFFAQQGLGIGVGGMERVAVLPFPLWACALGVLLAETPAPTPACAPARVDHGVVVPE; this is encoded by the coding sequence ATGAACCTCAACCGCACCGGCCGGGTCGGCGCGCTGTGCTGGCTCGCGGCCGCGCCCATCTTCCTCGTCGCCAGCCTGATCACCGGGTTGCGGTGGCGCGACCCGACCTACAGCTGGGCCACCCACAACATCAGCGACCTCGGCAACGCCCACTGCGGCGTATGGGACACCACCCGCCCCCGCTACGTCTGCTCACCGTGGCACCCCCTGATGAACACCGCGATACTGGCCACCGCCGTACTGCTCGTCGTCGGGCTCCTGCTGACCTGGCGGATCCTCGGCCACGGCCCGGTGGTGCGCTCGGCCCAGACACTGCTGCTGCTGGCCGCCGGCGGATACGCCCTCGCCGCCGTCTACCCGGCCGACGTCGACGAGAACCTGCACGTCCTCGGCGCATTCCTGATCATGGGGGTGGGCAACACCGGCCTGCTCCTCGCCGGATTCGCACCACACGGCACGACACTCGGCCGGTGGCGACGGCTCACCCTCACCGCCGGGCTCATCGCGCTGGCCGGAACGGTGCTGTTCTTCGCCCAGCAGGGCCTGGGGATCGGGGTAGGCGGCATGGAACGGGTGGCCGTCCTACCCTTCCCCCTCTGGGCCTGCGCCCTGGGCGTCCTGCTGGCCGAAACCCCCGCCCCCACCCCCGCCTGCGCCCCCGCCCGCGTCGATCATGGAGTTGTGGTGCCCGAATAG
- a CDS encoding YbaB/EbfC family nucleoid-associated protein — MQQMLKQAQKMQQQIAAAQAELAEAELTGTAGGGLVTATVSGSGELKAIKIDPKAVDPDDVETLEDLVVAAVHNAAEAARELTERKMGPVAGGMGGLGLPGF; from the coding sequence ATGCAGCAGATGCTGAAGCAGGCGCAGAAGATGCAGCAGCAGATCGCCGCCGCCCAGGCGGAGCTGGCCGAGGCCGAGCTGACCGGCACCGCCGGTGGTGGGCTGGTCACCGCGACCGTCTCCGGCTCCGGTGAGCTCAAGGCCATCAAGATCGACCCGAAGGCCGTCGACCCGGATGACGTGGAGACGCTGGAGGATCTGGTCGTCGCGGCCGTGCACAACGCCGCCGAGGCGGCCCGGGAGCTGACCGAGCGCAAGATGGGCCCGGTCGCCGGCGGCATGGGCGGCCTCGGCCTGCCCGGTTTCTGA
- a CDS encoding FG-GAP-like repeat-containing protein, which produces MDRTCVRRFQGRRLPDATRRPRPPLQPTTRSSHFGNLIARLWCRGAYRNGVSMRRSAAFLVLPTVLASLVISAPAKAAEDVRTITRDGVVLQHHTVSWMKTPTRFRGMGVGRSDFDGDGVDDIAVTGTPSNYTLPAEPTGVVSVRYSSAPKIDYLMGVLTGGSGCVCFGMALVAGDFNGDRFDDLAIGDPDEPDPKNKTHAGGVWVIPGSGTGLVVDSAIHFNQDSPGIPDSPETFDQFGAALAAGDINGDGREDLAIGAWAEAIGSKAMAGAVTVLFGGSAGLTATGAQHLHQDLASVPGAAEANDQFGYTLAIGKVDNNRYHDLVIGAPRENDGVSWDGSGMVTLMWGSASGVSSTGATSVTGAAIEPNDGTGTIAWYLGDAVAVGDVNGDGLGEVIVGASGAQTPDINGGLIAAFPGRAAGLSSSGVQVITQRTAGVPGDPAGDDRFGGVLAVGDVTGDGRADVLVGAPGDQIGAKAGAGSITLLKGAAGGLTGTGAQAFDQNHSAVPDGSETGDKFGSAIALLNLDRTGGLDALVASPGEEVSGDLAGYPSGVVNPFYGAAGGLVPQNKTWSGLSERTEILWPMNYGLRIAGPQSGGPLF; this is translated from the coding sequence GTGGATAGAACATGTGTACGACGGTTCCAGGGCCGCCGGCTCCCGGACGCTACCCGCCGCCCGCGCCCGCCCCTCCAGCCCACTACCCGTTCGTCTCATTTCGGCAACCTGATCGCCCGCCTATGGTGTCGAGGCGCCTATCGAAACGGGGTCTCTATGCGGCGAAGCGCAGCTTTTCTTGTTCTTCCCACAGTTCTTGCCAGCCTGGTGATCAGTGCCCCGGCGAAGGCTGCGGAAGACGTCCGGACCATCACCCGGGACGGCGTCGTCCTCCAACACCACACGGTGTCCTGGATGAAGACGCCGACCCGTTTTCGGGGCATGGGGGTCGGCCGCTCCGACTTCGACGGCGACGGTGTCGACGACATCGCGGTAACTGGTACCCCGTCCAATTACACATTGCCGGCGGAGCCGACCGGCGTGGTCAGCGTGCGCTACTCCTCGGCCCCGAAGATCGACTACCTGATGGGCGTCCTTACCGGGGGCAGCGGCTGTGTCTGTTTCGGTATGGCGCTCGTGGCGGGGGACTTCAACGGCGACCGTTTCGACGACCTGGCAATCGGCGACCCGGACGAGCCGGATCCCAAGAACAAGACCCACGCTGGAGGGGTCTGGGTCATCCCCGGCAGCGGCACCGGCCTGGTGGTCGACTCGGCAATCCACTTCAACCAGGATTCGCCAGGCATTCCGGACAGTCCGGAGACCTTCGACCAGTTCGGTGCTGCCCTCGCGGCCGGCGACATCAACGGGGATGGTCGCGAGGACCTCGCCATCGGTGCCTGGGCAGAGGCGATCGGAAGCAAGGCGATGGCCGGCGCGGTAACCGTCCTCTTCGGTGGGTCAGCCGGTCTCACGGCGACCGGCGCGCAACACCTCCACCAGGACCTGGCCTCGGTGCCCGGCGCGGCCGAGGCCAACGACCAGTTCGGCTACACGCTCGCCATCGGGAAGGTCGACAACAACCGTTACCACGACCTGGTCATCGGCGCTCCTCGTGAGAACGACGGGGTGAGCTGGGACGGCAGCGGCATGGTCACCCTGATGTGGGGCTCGGCGAGTGGTGTGTCGTCCACCGGTGCCACCTCGGTCACCGGTGCGGCCATCGAACCCAACGATGGGACAGGCACCATCGCGTGGTACCTGGGTGACGCGGTCGCGGTTGGCGACGTGAACGGCGATGGGCTGGGTGAGGTGATCGTCGGAGCCTCCGGCGCCCAGACCCCGGACATCAACGGCGGCCTCATCGCGGCCTTCCCCGGCCGTGCCGCCGGCCTGTCCAGCAGCGGGGTGCAGGTCATCACGCAGCGGACGGCCGGCGTACCGGGCGACCCGGCGGGTGACGACCGCTTCGGTGGCGTGCTGGCGGTCGGCGACGTGACCGGCGACGGCAGGGCGGACGTGCTGGTCGGCGCCCCCGGCGACCAGATCGGCGCGAAGGCCGGGGCCGGCAGCATCACCCTGCTCAAGGGTGCGGCCGGCGGGTTGACGGGCACCGGTGCCCAGGCGTTCGACCAGAACCACTCGGCCGTTCCGGACGGCTCCGAGACTGGCGACAAGTTCGGTTCCGCCATCGCCCTGCTGAACCTCGACCGCACCGGCGGGCTCGACGCCCTCGTGGCGTCGCCCGGGGAAGAGGTGAGTGGTGACCTCGCCGGGTATCCGTCCGGGGTCGTCAACCCGTTCTACGGTGCCGCCGGCGGGCTCGTACCGCAGAACAAGACGTGGAGCGGTCTGTCCGAGCGCACCGAAATCCTCTGGCCGATGAACTACGGTCTCCGGATTGCCGGGCCGCAAAGTGGTGGCCCGCTGTTCTGA
- a CDS encoding pentapeptide repeat-containing protein, producing the protein MSKYKRASGDVIRWPDSPDAREALEEWFADASATAYLSGDFLDFRGADLSRLDLAGAYFSNSHLAGVRFEEANLGDANLTNAELQGADFSFADLAKAEMVGCSAGKALFRSARLFAVQLDDAVLEGADLRHAILNSAKLYKTDLRGANLELASLRWCTLGGTSMPTVLTGARMFGCQFEGAKGAVVGPVLVDEEATRSLGGAELEAWFSGQGAEHVQVVG; encoded by the coding sequence ATGAGTAAGTACAAGCGTGCCAGCGGCGACGTGATCCGCTGGCCAGACAGCCCCGACGCGCGGGAAGCGCTGGAGGAGTGGTTCGCCGATGCTTCCGCCACGGCGTACCTGTCGGGGGATTTTCTTGATTTTCGCGGGGCGGACCTCAGCCGGCTCGACCTGGCCGGCGCTTATTTCTCCAACTCCCACCTGGCCGGTGTCCGATTCGAGGAAGCCAACCTCGGCGATGCCAACCTGACCAACGCCGAGTTGCAGGGCGCGGATTTCTCCTTCGCCGACCTGGCCAAGGCGGAAATGGTCGGTTGCTCGGCCGGTAAAGCGTTGTTCCGCTCGGCCCGGCTGTTCGCGGTGCAGCTCGACGACGCCGTTCTGGAAGGGGCGGATCTCCGCCACGCGATCCTCAATTCCGCCAAGCTCTACAAGACCGATCTGCGCGGTGCCAATCTTGAGCTGGCCAGCCTGCGCTGGTGCACGCTCGGCGGCACGAGCATGCCGACGGTGCTGACCGGCGCGAGGATGTTCGGCTGCCAGTTCGAGGGCGCGAAGGGTGCCGTCGTCGGCCCGGTCCTCGTCGACGAGGAAGCGACCCGGTCCCTCGGCGGCGCCGAGCTGGAGGCGTGGTTCTCGGGGCAGGGCGCGGAGCACGTCCAGGTGGTGGGCTGA
- the recR gene encoding recombination mediator RecR has protein sequence MYEGAIQDLIDELGRLPGVGPKSAQRIAFHVLSADPADVNRLAGALRKVKELVRFCTTCYNVAESEQCRICRDPRRTDEVLCVVEEPKDVVAIERTGEFRGRYHVLGGAINPLEGIGPDNLRIRELMIRLGGGGVRELILATDPNTEGEATATYLALMVKPMGISVTRLASGLPVGGDLEYADEITLGRAFEGRRAV, from the coding sequence ATGTACGAAGGTGCCATCCAGGATCTGATCGACGAGCTGGGTCGGCTGCCGGGCGTGGGCCCGAAGAGCGCTCAGCGGATCGCGTTCCACGTCCTCTCGGCTGATCCGGCCGACGTCAACCGGCTGGCCGGCGCGCTGCGCAAGGTCAAGGAGCTGGTGCGGTTCTGCACGACCTGCTACAACGTGGCCGAGTCCGAGCAGTGCCGGATCTGCCGCGACCCGCGCCGCACCGACGAGGTGCTGTGCGTGGTGGAGGAGCCCAAGGACGTGGTGGCCATCGAGCGGACGGGTGAGTTCCGCGGTCGCTACCACGTGCTGGGTGGCGCGATCAATCCGCTGGAGGGGATCGGCCCGGACAATCTGCGCATCCGGGAGCTGATGATCCGGCTCGGCGGCGGCGGGGTGCGGGAGCTGATCCTGGCCACGGATCCGAACACCGAGGGCGAGGCGACCGCCACCTACCTGGCGTTGATGGTGAAGCCGATGGGCATCTCGGTGACCCGGCTGGCCAGTGGGCTGCCGGTCGGCGGCGATCTGGAGTACGCCGACGAGATCACCCTCGGTCGGGCCTTCGAGGGGCGCCGCGCGGTCTGA
- a CDS encoding ABC transporter permease: MFRFIVRRLLQLIPTLFGLSLLLFIWLRRLPGGPETAILGERGTPEMRAAIRRNMGLDEPILVQYGRFVRRMIKLDLGTSTSTKRAVTTEFIERFPGTVELTITAMIIAIGVGIPLGYLAARRRGRFLDHASVGGSLIGICIPVFFLGYVLKAIFSENLHWFPSSGRQDPTLGATRVTNFFVLDGLMTREWDAAADALWHLVLPSIALASIPLAIIVRITRASVLEVLNEDFVRTAEAKGLTEQTVRRRHVLRNAMLPVATSIGLLAGGLLSGAVLTETVFAFSGIGAFVAEAIGQRDYPVLMGFILIIAVVYVLVNLLVDLSYSFIDPRVRVR, from the coding sequence GTGTTCCGGTTCATCGTCAGGCGCCTGCTTCAGCTGATACCCACGCTGTTCGGGCTCTCCCTCCTGCTCTTCATCTGGCTCCGCCGTCTCCCCGGCGGCCCCGAGACCGCCATCCTCGGCGAGCGCGGCACCCCCGAGATGCGGGCCGCCATCCGCCGCAACATGGGGCTCGACGAGCCCATCCTGGTGCAGTACGGCCGTTTCGTACGGCGGATGATCAAGCTCGACCTGGGCACGTCGACCTCCACCAAGCGGGCGGTCACCACGGAGTTCATCGAGCGCTTCCCCGGGACCGTCGAGCTGACCATCACCGCGATGATCATCGCGATCGGCGTCGGCATCCCGCTGGGCTATCTGGCCGCCCGTCGTCGCGGCCGCTTCCTGGACCACGCCTCCGTGGGCGGCTCGCTGATCGGCATCTGCATCCCGGTCTTCTTCCTGGGCTACGTGCTCAAAGCGATCTTCTCGGAGAACCTGCACTGGTTCCCGTCCAGCGGCCGGCAGGACCCGACGCTCGGAGCTACCCGCGTCACCAACTTCTTCGTCCTGGACGGGTTGATGACCCGTGAGTGGGACGCCGCCGCCGACGCCCTCTGGCATCTGGTGCTACCCAGCATCGCGCTGGCCAGCATCCCGCTGGCGATCATCGTCCGGATCACCCGGGCGAGCGTGCTGGAGGTGCTGAACGAGGACTTCGTACGGACCGCCGAGGCGAAGGGCCTGACCGAGCAGACGGTTCGTCGCCGGCACGTCCTGCGCAACGCCATGCTGCCGGTCGCCACCTCGATCGGTCTGCTCGCGGGCGGCCTGCTCTCCGGCGCGGTGCTGACCGAGACCGTCTTCGCCTTCAGCGGCATCGGAGCGTTCGTCGCCGAGGCCATCGGCCAACGCGACTATCCGGTGCTGATGGGCTTCATCCTGATCATCGCGGTGGTGTACGTGTTGGTGAACCTCCTGGTCGATCTCTCCTACAGCTTCATCGACCCGAGGGT
- a CDS encoding ABC transporter substrate-binding protein, whose protein sequence is MRAPRPKVAIAAIAVAALAVAGCAESNRDDKSGGSKKDTLVFGVAGDPKVLDPSFASDGESLRVARQVFETLVRPEEGGTKVTPGLAESWTPDAAGTTWTFKLRSGVKFHDGTDFNAEAVCVNFNRWYNAKGLMQSPDVTAYWQDVMGGFAKNENADLPPSLFKSCAAKDATTVDLSFTRVSSKIPAALMLPSFSIHSPKALQEFDASNVAGTAEDIKYPAYATEHPTGTGPFKFKTWDVANKTLTLERNEDYSGAKAKLKTLIFKTISDENARKQALRSGDIQGYDLVGPADVEPLKSEGFNMLTRPAFNVLYLAINQKGNPKLADIRVRQAIAYALNRQQLVTSKLPPGAKVADNFMPDTVEGWNGDVTKYTYDPAKAKALLAEAGASNLTLKFHYPTEVTRPYMPNPKDIFELLSADLKAVGITVEAIPLKWSPDYLNATTSGSKHDIHFLGWTGDYGDAYNFIGTFFDRPKDEWGFNNKALFDQFKDADGTADIAARTEKYKALNKSVMDFLPGVPISHSPPAIVFGKDVTGVKASPLTDERYATAEFK, encoded by the coding sequence ATGCGTGCACCCAGGCCGAAGGTCGCGATCGCGGCCATCGCGGTCGCGGCCCTCGCGGTAGCAGGCTGCGCCGAGAGCAACCGCGACGACAAATCCGGCGGTAGCAAGAAGGACACCCTCGTCTTCGGCGTCGCCGGAGACCCGAAGGTGCTCGACCCGAGCTTCGCCAGCGACGGTGAGTCGCTGCGCGTGGCGCGTCAGGTCTTCGAGACCCTGGTCCGACCGGAGGAGGGTGGCACGAAGGTCACCCCCGGCCTGGCCGAGTCCTGGACCCCGGACGCCGCCGGCACCACGTGGACCTTCAAGCTCCGCTCGGGCGTGAAGTTCCACGACGGCACCGACTTCAACGCCGAGGCCGTCTGCGTCAACTTCAACCGCTGGTACAACGCCAAGGGCCTCATGCAGAGCCCGGACGTGACCGCGTACTGGCAGGACGTCATGGGCGGCTTCGCCAAGAACGAGAACGCGGACCTCCCGCCGAGTCTCTTCAAGTCCTGCGCGGCCAAGGACGCCACCACTGTGGACCTGTCCTTCACCCGGGTCTCCAGCAAGATCCCGGCCGCGCTGATGCTGCCCTCGTTCTCCATCCACAGCCCGAAGGCGCTGCAGGAGTTCGACGCGAGCAACGTCGCGGGCACCGCCGAGGACATCAAGTACCCGGCGTACGCGACGGAGCACCCGACCGGCACCGGCCCGTTCAAGTTCAAGACCTGGGACGTCGCCAACAAGACGCTGACCCTGGAGCGCAACGAGGACTACTCGGGCGCCAAGGCCAAGCTGAAGACCCTCATCTTCAAGACGATCTCGGACGAGAACGCCCGCAAGCAGGCGCTCCGCTCCGGTGACATCCAGGGCTACGACCTGGTTGGCCCGGCCGACGTCGAGCCGCTGAAGAGCGAGGGCTTCAACATGCTCACGCGCCCGGCGTTCAACGTGCTCTACCTGGCGATCAACCAGAAGGGCAACCCGAAGCTCGCCGACATCCGTGTCCGGCAGGCCATCGCGTACGCCCTGAACCGTCAGCAGCTGGTCACCTCCAAGCTGCCGCCGGGTGCCAAGGTCGCCGACAACTTCATGCCGGACACCGTCGAGGGCTGGAACGGCGACGTCACGAAGTACACCTACGACCCGGCCAAGGCGAAGGCGCTGCTGGCCGAGGCCGGCGCGTCGAACCTGACGCTGAAGTTCCACTACCCGACCGAGGTCACCCGGCCGTACATGCCGAACCCGAAGGACATCTTCGAGTTGCTCTCGGCGGACCTGAAGGCCGTTGGCATCACCGTCGAGGCGATCCCGCTGAAGTGGAGCCCGGACTACCTGAACGCCACCACCTCGGGTAGCAAGCACGACATCCACTTCCTGGGCTGGACCGGTGACTACGGCGACGCCTACAACTTCATCGGTACCTTCTTCGACCGGCCGAAGGACGAGTGGGGCTTCAACAACAAGGCCCTCTTCGACCAGTTCAAGGACGCGGACGGCACCGCCGACATCGCGGCCCGGACCGAGAAGTACAAGGCCCTGAACAAGTCCGTGATGGACTTCCTGCCCGGTGTGCCGATCTCGCACTCGCCGCCGGCGATCGTGTTCGGCAAGGACGTGACCGGCGTCAAGGCGAGCCCGCTCACCGATGAGCGGTACGCGACCGCCGAGTTCAAGTAA
- a CDS encoding DNA polymerase III subunit gamma and tau, with amino-acid sequence MTLALYRKYRPRTFAEVIGQEHVTEPLSQALRSGRLNHAYLFSGPRGCGKTTSARIMARSLNCEQGPTPEPCGKCDSCRSLATDGAGSIDVIEIDAASHGGVDDARELRERAFFAPASSRFKIYIIDEAHMVSTQGFNALLKLVEEPPEYVKFIFATTEPEKVLGTIRSRTHHYPFRLFPPKVVRPYLEQLCEAEGVTVEPAVFPLVVRAGGGSMRDSLSVLDQLIAGAGAEGVSYARAVALLGVTDSALIDEMCDALAAADGAAAYATVDRVAEAGHDMRRFASDLLERLRDLIVIQQVPDAAAKGLIDAPGDQIERMAAQASQLGSATLSRCADIVHDGLVEMRGTTAPRLLLELICARMLLPGVDDSTGGLLQRLERMERRLTVGGTDAPSAAAGSAPATNPGVRPQPATPVPAAATPAPVNAPTSAPPWAVDPTQGAAASGASAPAASVTGAPASPAPTSGAPASHVSAADSPIPASPGASTGLADQAVPVSPAGPTPRRAVPPSAVLPDPATPAPPRPGAPAAALDAVAVRRVWPDVVGKVNRTNKRIAALMRDAVVRELDGDMLVLTVKSTVLAKMMADHAAVLTDALYEELGGRWQIRCEVAGERGGVSLSSSPRSQPAAPARPAAPPAAGPTSAPPATPSSNAPSSNAASGSNAPSLSPASGSNAAPGSNPAPGSSAAPGSSAAPGSSAAPGLNPAPGSSAAPGSSAASGSNPVPGANPAPGSNAAPSANSAGFSAAPGSNAAPSANAAGPGTVAPNAPTAAARPTNAPSTAANPTGAASPASHGGVGAGSGGHGAGRQGAAPSAPAADDEGDWPEAARPGGGAPAAEAMDDEDWPEAARPGGASAGNESSASASTGPNGSGPNGGGPNGGGPNSGNPNSGNPNGGGASGTGPGGSGGPGAAAGGGKPGGRGNPTPAARQPATAGGAPVSSAIAAARAAAAGRGARTGAAARPVADAEWAGEPPYDPDFDGPARAGRPGGAAPAAAPAFEGFDPGDEPLDEIIDEKTARESSEEQAVRLLRETFGAEKINEVDAR; translated from the coding sequence GTGACGCTGGCGCTCTACCGCAAGTACCGGCCGCGTACCTTCGCTGAGGTCATCGGTCAGGAGCACGTGACCGAGCCGCTGTCGCAGGCGCTGCGCAGCGGGCGGCTCAACCACGCCTACCTCTTCTCCGGCCCGCGCGGCTGTGGCAAGACCACCAGCGCCCGGATCATGGCCCGCTCGCTCAACTGTGAGCAGGGCCCCACTCCCGAGCCGTGCGGCAAGTGTGACTCCTGCCGCTCGCTGGCGACCGACGGTGCCGGCTCCATCGATGTGATCGAGATCGACGCGGCAAGCCACGGTGGCGTCGACGACGCCCGCGAGCTGCGCGAGCGTGCCTTCTTCGCGCCGGCCAGCAGCCGCTTCAAGATCTACATCATCGACGAGGCGCACATGGTCTCGACCCAGGGCTTCAACGCCCTGCTCAAGCTGGTCGAGGAGCCCCCGGAGTACGTCAAGTTCATCTTCGCCACCACCGAGCCGGAGAAGGTCCTCGGCACGATCCGGTCGCGGACCCACCACTACCCGTTCCGGCTGTTCCCGCCGAAGGTGGTCCGCCCGTACCTGGAGCAGCTCTGCGAGGCGGAGGGGGTCACCGTCGAGCCGGCGGTCTTTCCGCTGGTGGTGCGCGCCGGTGGCGGCAGCATGCGGGACAGCCTCTCCGTGCTCGACCAGCTCATCGCTGGCGCCGGCGCGGAGGGGGTCAGCTACGCCCGGGCCGTCGCGCTGCTCGGGGTCACCGACTCGGCGCTGATCGACGAGATGTGCGACGCGCTGGCCGCCGCTGACGGCGCCGCCGCGTACGCCACCGTCGACCGGGTCGCCGAAGCCGGGCACGACATGCGCCGGTTCGCCTCCGACCTGCTGGAACGGCTGCGCGACCTGATCGTGATCCAGCAGGTGCCGGACGCCGCCGCGAAGGGTCTCATCGACGCCCCGGGCGACCAGATCGAGCGGATGGCCGCCCAGGCTTCGCAGCTCGGCTCGGCCACGCTGTCCCGCTGCGCCGACATCGTGCACGACGGCCTGGTGGAGATGCGCGGCACCACAGCACCCCGCCTGCTGCTGGAGCTGATCTGCGCCCGGATGCTGCTGCCCGGCGTGGACGACTCCACCGGCGGCCTGCTCCAGCGCCTCGAGCGGATGGAACGTCGGCTCACAGTGGGCGGCACCGACGCGCCGTCGGCCGCCGCCGGCTCCGCGCCGGCCACCAACCCAGGGGTACGCCCACAGCCAGCCACCCCGGTCCCGGCTGCCGCCACCCCTGCACCCGTGAACGCCCCGACCTCCGCACCGCCGTGGGCGGTCGACCCGACCCAGGGCGCTGCGGCCTCGGGCGCTTCCGCCCCGGCTGCTTCAGTCACCGGTGCACCCGCCTCGCCCGCTCCGACCTCCGGTGCACCGGCCTCGCACGTCTCGGCGGCCGACTCGCCGATCCCGGCGTCCCCCGGTGCGTCGACCGGGTTGGCTGACCAGGCCGTACCCGTCTCGCCCGCCGGGCCGACCCCGCGTCGTGCGGTGCCACCGTCGGCGGTGCTGCCCGACCCGGCCACGCCCGCGCCGCCCCGACCGGGCGCGCCCGCCGCCGCCCTGGACGCGGTAGCGGTCCGCCGGGTCTGGCCCGACGTGGTCGGCAAGGTCAACCGGACCAACAAGCGGATCGCCGCACTGATGCGCGACGCTGTGGTCCGCGAACTCGACGGCGACATGCTGGTGCTGACGGTGAAGTCCACAGTGCTGGCCAAGATGATGGCCGACCACGCGGCGGTGCTCACCGACGCGCTCTACGAGGAGTTGGGCGGGCGCTGGCAGATCCGGTGCGAGGTGGCCGGCGAGCGCGGTGGCGTGTCGCTGTCCAGCTCACCCCGCTCGCAACCCGCCGCACCGGCCCGACCCGCCGCCCCGCCCGCCGCCGGCCCGACGAGTGCGCCGCCAGCCACGCCAAGCTCGAACGCGCCTAGCTCGAACGCTGCGTCTGGCTCGAACGCGCCTAGCTTGAGCCCTGCGTCAGGCTCGAATGCCGCGCCTGGGTCGAACCCCGCGCCAGGGTCGAGCGCTGCGCCAGGGTCGAGCGCTGCGCCAGGGTCGAGCGCTGCGCCAGGTTTGAACCCCGCGCCAGGGTCGAGCGCTGCGCCAGGGTCGAGCGCTGCGTCTGGGTCGAACCCCGTGCCTGGGGCGAACCCCGCGCCTGGCTCGAATGCCGCGCCAAGCGCGAATTCCGCAGGCTTCAGCGCCGCGCCTGGCTCGAACGCGGCGCCAAGTGCGAACGCGGCCGGGCCGGGGACTGTGGCACCCAACGCCCCGACCGCCGCTGCCAGGCCGACGAACGCCCCGTCCACCGCGGCGAACCCGACCGGCGCTGCCAGCCCGGCCTCGCATGGCGGTGTCGGCGCGGGTTCCGGTGGTCACGGTGCCGGTCGGCAGGGTGCGGCACCGTCCGCCCCGGCGGCGGACGACGAGGGCGACTGGCCGGAGGCCGCCCGCCCCGGCGGCGGTGCCCCGGCCGCCGAGGCGATGGACGACGAGGACTGGCCGGAGGCCGCCCGCCCCGGCGGTGCGTCGGCCGGAAACGAGTCGTCCGCATCGGCGTCGACCGGCCCGAACGGCAGCGGCCCGAACGGCGGCGGCCCCAACGGCGGCGGCCCGAACAGCGGTAACCCCAACAGCGGTAACCCCAACGGCGGTGGCGCGAGCGGCACCGGGCCAGGCGGTTCGGGCGGTCCCGGGGCGGCGGCCGGTGGCGGTAAGCCGGGCGGACGGGGTAACCCGACACCGGCGGCCCGGCAGCCGGCGACAGCCGGTGGTGCGCCGGTGAGCAGCGCCATCGCCGCGGCTCGCGCGGCGGCGGCGGGGCGCGGTGCGCGTACCGGAGCGGCAGCCCGGCCTGTCGCGGACGCCGAATGGGCCGGCGAGCCGCCCTACGACCCGGACTTCGACGGTCCGGCGCGGGCCGGCCGGCCCGGCGGCGCGGCACCGGCGGCGGCCCCTGCGTTTGAGGGGTTCGACCCGGGCGACGAGCCGTTGGACGAGATCATCGACGAGAAGACCGCGCGGGAGTCCAGCGAGGAGCAGGCGGTACGGCTGCTCCGGGAGACCTTCGGCGCCGAGAAGATCAACGAAGTCGACGCCCGCTGA
- a CDS encoding DUF397 domain-containing protein, protein MGQRTRRKDPTGPALAFAPAAWRAFVTEFARRA, encoded by the coding sequence ATCGGCCAACGCACTCGGCGAAAGGACCCGACCGGCCCGGCGCTCGCCTTCGCGCCCGCGGCCTGGCGCGCGTTCGTCACCGAGTTCGCCCGGCGGGCCTGA